Genomic DNA from Nicotiana tabacum cultivar K326 chromosome 21, ASM71507v2, whole genome shotgun sequence:
GAAAGTCATGCCAAATGTTGATCACAGATTCTGTGTTAGGCATATGTATGCCAATTTCAAACTTAGGTTCAAAGATAAAAAACTGAAAGACTTGATGTGGGCAGTAGCTAGATCATATACTATTGTAGATTTTGAAAAGTATATGGAAttgataaagaaagaaaatacagaagctCATCGATGGTTGTCAAAAATTGGAACCAACCAGTGGAGTAAGTCAGCTTTTTCAACATTGCCAAAATGTGATATGTTGAGCAATAATAACTGTGAAATCTTTAACTACTGGATTCAAGAAGCTAGAGACCAACCAATACTAACCATGTTGGAGATCATTCGAAGAAAGATGATGTGTGGGTTGCAAGAAAGATGTGAATGGATTAAAGATTACGATGGACAAGTTTGTCCAAGGATCATGGAGAAGATTGAAGAGACCAAAGAACAAACTTTAGATTGTGAACCAATAGAAGCTGGGAATGGAATTTGGGAGGTTCATGAAGGGTTGAAAATATACGTGAAAAAACTCAAGAAAAATGTATGCACTTGTAGAGAATGGGATGTGACAGGTATACCATGTAGACACAGAGTTAGCGCCATAATGACTGCTCACCGTGAACCAGAAGACTTTGTACATCCATTTTATCATGTGTCGACATTCAAGAAAGCTTATTATGGGACAATTATTCCTATATCAGATCAATCACAATGGGACATTGCACCTCGTGATCGTATTCTACCACCTgaatgtcacgacctaaaatccaactagtcgtgatggcacctaatgtcacgccccaaaaccgaggagcgcgaccgacgctcaaccgagtgaacccgaccgagcaagcctgttagatttcattctacccaaaatcatccatgaattgagataatacatattatcattaataaGATAAAAAtgtgatcatgtctacaataccaattcatttccaattgtttcatcatttttaaagtctcaaattgacaagtaatacatccacaacataacatagtttgtctttctccagcaccaatacacaacccacactatgtctacggagcctctatagataaagaagagtacaatgataatgccggcaacaaggccccgactatacatcaaacagaatacacaaagtacaaaagatttatgaccccggaatgaagtggggctcaccaagttagctgggaagaaggtgcactgctatcactgatcaatatctcctgctgtggaaccaccttcatccatttaaagatgcagctcccccaacaaaagggacgttagtacggtcgaatagtactagtatgtataaataaacaccctctcaatagaatgacaaataatacaaataagattatcataatatcaatgaaagacttaatcaacatcaaacctcaaacctcaatttaggatcaagacaatgttcaaattaattttcatagctcacattgggagatttttagtatcgatatatcATTGTCCTCAATActattattcacaataccattattcacaaaaccagtaccaccgtactctcagcacggagtccgatcacgactcgatcggctaggccatctcattagaggcatcaaccataatttctctcaatatcaataccaccatctttaacacggagtccgattacgacccgatcggctaggctatccattagggacatcaaccacaattaccatttcaattataatttccagcacaatcaccaccatgtgtgcggcatggtgtccgatcacgacccgatcggctaggtcgtcttatttgagacatcaacctttttatatcaatcatcgcatttcataatactttcacattcttttcatttcattggcactagtggccataattataagatcattcttggcacgttggccatattcagtatttcatgctcacattatcaatttcaaatatcatcctcatcatcaacaacaaacacaattcaaatcaaagtgtgtagtacacatgagagcaatttagagtctaatgcacatagagatatttcacaaaatttggcataatagccttcatttgaacttgacttaaagtcgaaacattattaatgcacaacccatattttaacacatccttaattggtaacataacatgaatagagcatttgtgatgcttgttgaacatatatcattcaacccaatcttactcggaatagctaatttcataatgaatcactcgagacttacataatttacatgaatatcgtgggattcaattctaagagaagagtttagctaacatacctcacttgagctttcttacactctaaaacgttccggaattcttagcaacttcaatctattttagaaatataataaattgaatcaaaattaggaagatgatcatggttctagctcacttgagcattttatcaaacactacaTCTACATAAGGTTTCATTGTCCTTTTTTATGAAGGAGTTCATCAtaccacaacccaatctttaccatttttagctcaacaatattcctacaccttttgataatacatgcatgtgaaataaacaactctcatgcccagaaatttatcttgctagttacccattttcagaaaattttgaaattagggtttagggtgtagaatcttacctctaggatgaagacctagtaaacttcccttcttaatcttccaaaacttgagcaagaattgaagaaaaattatggaagaacaccttctcactctagggcactctctctcactctaaaatatcagattatgtctcaaaaatggcccaaagagtgtatttgaCGAAacagggtcgggttttaaaaacccaaaaatggagctccggaacaaggtatgcgatcgcataaccgatatgcggatcGCATATCGGGCGCAtatttggttacaaaatagccaaaagaactgcctgtgtatgcggtcactatgcgatctgcataactgttatgcggttgcataatgcaccgcataatagttatgcggtcacatagtcgaccgcatagttgcttccaactgacccaaatCAACTGCCTcattctgcggccattatgcggtccgcagagtggttctacggtcgcataatggaccgcaaaaatgcactTTTTTGCcgaatattttcctttacttttcggtgtattgttcaacccaaaaagtccgagccgcggttcgcaagctcgccgcgaagaatttctacaatcctcaaatacgtaagcctagtccggcatcatgaaacattattttctttgcaaactttaccgcgctttacacttaagtacttcgaaatttttcggggtgttacacctaacctcacccgttaggtaagccaaataacacaatccgattcaattaatatttaactgactctaatacactccccaaggactggtagtacaaatcatgagcttctaagtttcaaaatttacaaagttggtgTGAAAAACAAATATGTCATCTGTTTGAATtatacatgaacaaattaaaattctaaagctagcatgaacaagaggcagcaataactgggatgcaggtacatcttcagatccagctctcGCCGTACGCAGCTACATCAACATCCgaaatctacacgcaaggtgcaaaagtatagtatgagtacaaccgaccccatgtattcaataagtaagaagactaacctttgggaaagtagtgacgagctcaacaggtatAGTCCAATATAAAATaacagtacaaaaatgtaggcatgctttcaagtttaatagttaaactcagtacaagtaaaatagctCAATTGTAAATGAtacgaggaatatgacatctctatatctatatgccaatgtacatactgtatgtgatgcacttCAGTGGAAACCTCGTATACGCaaatctcaaaatactcaatcactcagtactgtatatggccaatccagcccaggaaagattcatcccatatatatatatatatatatatatatatatatatatatatatatatatatatatatacatatacatacatacacacacatatcgactgatagtcagtcactcagtaatgtataaggccaatccagcctaggggaagatccatccccaactATAAATAATTCggataagatccatgtccagggaagatccatccctcaatataaatgattcgggcaagatccatgcccagggaagatccatccctcaatataaatgcttcgggcaagatccatacctagggaagatccatcactcaatataaatgattcggacaagatccatgtccacagaagatccatccctcaatataaatgcttcggacaagatccatgtccagggaagatccatccctcaatataaatgattcggacaagatccatgtccaggaaagatccatccctcaatataaatcatctgcgctcactgtggggggtgctgcagtgtcacgacccaaaatccattaaaggtcgtgatggcgccagacactgcggtcaggcaagccaaaaataaatacttaatttggttctcatttttaatatttctgaaatcatatttccttcaattaaatagtaaaagatgaagtttacaaaataaataataatatcttaaaaaattccaatacagtgcaacccataatcgcccaaaacctggtgtcacaagtgcatgagcatcaactaggaatataaaataaaatataacatctgtccggaatacaaaacGGACAggaaatacatacatacacacacatatcgactgatagtcagtcactcagtaatgtataaggccaatccagcctaggggaagatccatccccaactATAAATAATTCggataagatccatgtccagggaagatccatccctcaatataaatgattcgggcaagatccatgcccagggaagatccatccctcaatataaattcttcgggcaagatccatacctagggaagatccatcactcaatataaatgattcggacaagatccatgtccacagaagatccatccctcaatataaatgcttcggacaagatccatgtccagggaagatccatccctcaatataaatgattcggacaagatccatgtccaggaaagatccatccctcaatataaatcatctgcgctcactgtggggggtgctgcagtgtcacgacccaaaatccattaaaggtcgtgatggcgccagacactgcggtcaggcaagccaaaaataaatacttaatttggttctcatttttaatatttctgaaatcatatttccttcaattaaatagtaaaagatgaagtttacaaaataaataataatatcttaaaaaattccaatacagtgcaacccataatcgcccaaaacctggtgtcacaagtgcatgagcatcaactaggaatataaaataaaatataacatctgtccggaatacaaaacggacaggaaaatataaatactctgaaggagactctgctggctacggaCTCGTAACGTGGAAGACAGCTCACCTAAGTACCCATAATAATCGCGCCTCTACGACCACGGGGCCattagacatatatgcacctgcaaaAAAACgcgcaacaagtgtagcatgagtacgtaaatcaacgcgtacccagtaagtatcccgcctaacctcgaagaagtagtgacgaggggtcgactccgataCTTACTAAGGGTCgacaatatgataatatgaaattctaattaagcaagatatataaaacaataaaactcagaacaagaaataactcaacaagtcttcagaaatatttaagagcttgaatcacttccttcctttaaaacatatgatcacacaaacaatgaatttatacctattatgaaaggaacttccagttctattatcatACACGAATACCACCGAGGGCGTTCGAcccaatccaacataaatgtaaactgtgcactgccgagggtcgaacggcgcgaaccatagatgcatctattacctcgctcgcggatcatacatgcAACACGGTCAAATACAAATTTATTAATAAATCAtaaccctttcttgattcttttcaaaataaagacaatttgacttgaagcttttaaatccttaaaaatcctCAACTCAGTTCCATTTGATACACTTAATAATTATAATCAAATAATGGTGTCCACAAGCAtagtgtaaacctaaaactacccgaacataaataggaaaataattataatcaaataacggtgtccacaagcatggtgtaaacctaaaaccaCCCGAACACAAATAGGAATAATAGCTACgtgcggactctcgtcacttcgtgcgtacgtagcccccacaaataacaacacatattaattaagttcacctatggggtaagttcccacttacaaggttagaaaggagacttacctcgctccgaaattccataaccgactcccaagcccttccaataactcaaaccgatgcccaacgccccaaaactagtcaataaacatgcaaatccataaatacacactctaatacttattataatccaatttataacaattcctaactccgcttgaaaagtcgataaaaatcaccctcgggctcacgtgcccggatttcgaaaattttcgaaggtaAACCTTACCCATATCACCATGAACTTAAATATacaatttattccaaattccatgtccaatttcgtggtcaaaatccaaaaatatccattTCTAGttttttctaccaaaaatcccaaTTTTCTACAAATTTCAAGTCTATATCCATATGTAAACCAAGTacttaacttgcaataggtgggaataacttaccttgcaTAGGATGGCGAAAATACTCCCTTGGAGAGctctaaaaatcgcccaagccgTGTGAAAAATAGGTGAAATGAACCCAAACCCAactttaaaacattctgcccagccaCAATTTCCTCTTCTGCAGCTAGCCAACCGCATTTGTGGAAATAACCTCTCAGATGTATTTTTCCCCCTTAGCCGGCTTGTCCGCTTCTGCtagaccgcttctgcggagccttGACCGCTCCTGCGGATGCGCATCAGCGCCCCCACTCTGCATCTGAGGCTCTTGCCCAGGTGATCtaggaccgcttctgcgaccataacaccgcacctgcggcccctttctcgcaggtgcgattgcaccagacacCAGTTGCTTCAACTCTTTCTTCAACtccaaattcgatctgttaaccacccagaatccacccgaggccctcgggacctcaaccaaatataccaacacgtcccaaagcacatcacgaacttagtcgagcctttaaatcacatcaaacaatgctaaaaacacgaatcaccctccaattcaaacttagtgaactttgaaacttcaacttctaccatcgatgccgaaacctatcaaatcacgtccgatggacctcaaattttgcacacaagtcacattggACATTACAGACTTActtcaacttccagaatcggaatccgtccccgataccaaaaagtccacttccggtcaaacttcttaaaaacctttaaatttctaactttcgccaaatgaccccaaaatgacctacagacctccgaatccacttccggacgcgctaccaataccagaatcaccatacatagctattTCCTGTCtctgaatcccaaacggacatcgataacattgaaattctttcaaaatgccaactttcacaataggcgccgaaacgttcccgggtcatccaaaacccgatctggacacacgtccaagtccaaaatcatcatacaaacttgttggaaccttcaaatcctgatttcgaggtcgtttactgaAAAATCAtcctttagtcaattcctccaacttaaagcttccgaaattagaattttctttctaaatcaactccgaacttcccaaaattaaattctgacaacgcgtacaagtcataatacctgaagtgaagctgctcatggccccaaaccgccgaacgatgcgctagagctcaaaacgaccggtcgggtcattacattctctcccacttaaacatacgttcgtttgcaaacatgctaagaactgctctggagttgtctaaAATCATTGTTTAAAACCTCGTGCACCTATCCGTGCTACCACCACTCAGTTGAGTACATTTGCTTGAGCATATCCGAAGATTTCCCTTTTTGTTTAGTTAaattagccttagagccaaattccaacatccaagCCTGCTCCCATCATCTGAACACCGTATCActcactacacgatgtaccaatacgtgattgtatactctcactgaattcacaccatgcaccgcatcattCACACGACCATATTAACATCCTCTAGCAATAATAGCCAAAATCCCACGAATATGATGCTTACAACACAACTCATGActcatataagtcttgttccaattcttgaaatgccacgacagagaagatgtgtagaactcataaccacctgccgaattacaatttatggagtatctcctcccgacaagaacaattacctcattctggactgaataacaatatttactctttaatatgctttatataaatctgatcgcactgatcccaggtccaaaaatctcgtctcacccagtacaagtcgttccggcaataagccaccacacacactaccaaaggtctcatatgatgccactaTGTGCCAACAATCCATAATCTCGTATGTGgtacataaggaaaaacgaactctggaaagagtTACTCAACTCACGTagctaattaaacaaccgaaagtatgttatgaaccttcctcaggaaatgagaagcaaaacacgcAATAATAGATATGGAAAAATGTACTCAAtaacacactgttgcggcgtgcaacccgatccacacatgatacccgtggcggcgtgccacccaatccaatCAACATATCCGCagcggcgtgccacctgatcaAACCATAATAATCTAAAGACAACACACATCGAGCCGTAACGCTCATACACACAAAAttcccgaatatcaaccataagcacgccaagtgcataatacaaatcctcgGAAGACGGGTAGCGTCacacgctacaaaactcaagcaccactaaggtgcgatatatgacctgtatctcgagagccatcctgctcacataataccacaaaccatacgggatctcaatacgagtgcgaataatcaaaccacctcacaAACCACTTGGTATAATATAGATTGCACGGGATAACTGACGATaggaataacatccaaggcccgaagaccctcCCGAAAACAATGCTATGCTGAGATgagcacatccggcctgatatagagcccgtattcacatttagatccaaccacagacctcaaaccgattctgatcataccatgcttaaCTAAGTAGCCTCTTAAGGGACCATAATGACCTATTcacgacacataagaacaaccgttaaatccggaacaaacttccacattccacaaccaaatgaaccaagcgacctccaggcataaattctcacattagcgatattaccacaatcccCATACTTGGTttccaatctttaatcaatcaagttaCTACATgacacacttatacaatcttccagtgggatacgctcccacgacctttcgTACCAGGTCACAAgcctgcacatccataccaccgaccacactaatgctgtaaagcaaatcaagaagccgcaaatcagtacacaaagccccttacacaggacaccgatctcaggtgatgctaaaGGCAGTACCAGctcactctaaacatctgaattctttttcgctcatccgagctcatgacattcttgtcgacatcaactacaaccttgatcctcaacttccaattcccatgccgctcactgcacctaacataccaATAAGCAAGAGTACCAGAATTTTGTCATAACTCCGAACCACCAATTGggtacacacttcatcatatagaaacttcTCACTTAACTCATTTCGGGAGAATCATTGCCCCAcatgactgaattcccataaccgcagaaaatacaaacctcgagtgGTGGTTTAAACCATCATAATTCTTCCGGgctccatctacacataacaggccataatactcgcATGCCTCCAAATAAGATCAATTATGGCGGCCATCAAACCTCGCACGTAGCCTCCACAAATCACAGGTATACTTAACACGCTGAAAGAACTAATCACTGCCATCATCATGCCAATTTAACCATTGCTAGCCgaatccgacttcttctaatttacactagatcttccttagaaataacgacagctcctttatcaatataacgaactcaatccgcactcatcctgagtgacccttATTCCACGAGACAACattgtctccaaaacccacgaaGCATCCCAtgccctccttgtgcgcatattcgcgtctttaactggtacacccattctaaaaatccctctatgaatccgaagttattttctcctatTCCTCTAATGCCACAACGCATACCGAAGATAATGTAGAACACTCCAAGCTACTTTTCATAATCTGTTGCAAaagctcaatacttaaccatactattggctcgaaatccttaggcaccgcactttgaacccactagaaccattgttgagagtcatccactctgacttgttcccaattatgatcaaactccaaggccctgctggAACATGAATACCCTCTTAAAGAAACACTCGGCTGAATCACGTTAATTGTCACTCACCTCTACATGAAGCATAAACTCTAAGttttcccaaaacctgaacataaatcgataaggccaattatagcacccattcctcaaatcctttgctcaattTACCACTGACGTTCTCTTTCCTTAGCCGTAATAGCCCACCAACATACCGATAACCAGAAGCCTctcaagtagacaaccatgcaatccaattatAGGctgtggggctctcccacttagcttgaagctaccattacataaCCCTAGAACCTACTAAGATTCCTTATCTCCTATTGACATGATCTCGCAcaatcgacccgccaaattcctcgaaatcttcctgttaaccatttcatgaacattctgaatcactagccacgtTCACATGTTTGACCTTTCACAGGGTAGCCAGTGAagttcttcgtagaagcttcatcaacaccacgtaATCGTTAACCTACTCACcggagataacccacttgtggaAATTCCGTGCCGACACCTTCCAACAATGCTGCATCGAGTATAATTAccacgaaaccaataaaccatcctgagcccgtgctcattcaccagctgtacaagtccgttaACCCATCATGGaaatcaactaaaggtgcgacaatacattccaatccaaagtcatgttgtatcctgcttcctattaagcaactccctcctatcacacccaatcttcctcaatatagcaaccaatattccaaattaagccggtagacctagtcactgtccaccatgaatccaaAATCACTCTAACTTCCCCCAAGGCGTATAGTCATCCTACCGCAGAACCCATATGTAACTCTGCCGCTCTTCCACTTttgtcaaaccctctcctttaagcaactacccgaCTTCTATTTCTCATACTTGACCTTCTTgaatttaaccaccgcaagacaccccccacatgtccttcctcatccttcactgCCCAATTGTTGCCTTAACTTAatatctatctctgtagcacttgaaccaatagatcgctaccaactttaaacccctccgaagatcatctttctcgagtcgtcaacattagaaatacccattTAAATTCTGGAATTACTGCACTATGTtgtctctgacaaccgcttctctGGCACCATCTCACACTACTCTGCCCCCGAAGGCGAATTGATGAAGACCATGACACTGGCAAACCTTAACGCGttcaacaaggacgacgacaccacatcacataTGAAAATTCCTCCACACTCAAAAATACTAAGTCccattactccatcaacccaaacctatacatttatagtctgattgcctttccttcgccGGTAATAAAATACTGGATCTCTTTATCATGCACTGGGTAAACCTCCTTTCCAAGTCATTCGCTGCTTCaacgcatagacaagcatcctacaattacacaaacacggtgcgatagcaatgcacgaatcatcataataatcaatgccaaatctcaaaaccttaggtaatgcTGATACTGAGCTGCAATGATAGAACGGCCTTCCGCGAggcaacgacaatagcccaatcaaatacgtagggagaaacatcctgtaccatatctgtagtaccataaaaattcctcgattcccaatttataacaagcgctttgTGTCGCATAAGACTGAATAGGAAGGGAATGAAGGCATACACCTCAAAGaaatcgaatcgcacgatgaggaatcaagaaggaaagtgctcctaacagtcatatagcctctcgaagataagtacagatgtctccgtaccgatccgcaagactctactagactcgctcatgactcgtaagacctaagtgaacctagtgatCTGATACCGTGTTGTCATggcccaaaatccattaaaggtcgtgatggtgccaaAAATCgcggtcaggcaagccaaaagtaaatacttaatttggttctcatttttaatatttctgaaatcatatttccttcaattaaatagtaaaagatgaagtttacaaaaaacataataatatctttaaaaatttcaatACAGTGTAACCCATAAtcgcccaaaacccggtgtcacaagtgcatgagcatcaactaggaatataaaataaaatacaatatctgtccggaatataaattggacaggaaaatataaatactaTGAAGGAGACTCTGCAGGGTGCAGACTTGTAACGTGGAAGATAACTCACCTAAGTGCTCGCAataatcgcgcctctgcgcccacgaggccactagacatatatgcacctgcacaaaaacgtgtagcaagtgtagcatgagtacgtaaatcaacgcgtacccagtaagtatcccgcctaacctcgaagaagtagtgacgaggggtcgactccgataCTTACTAAGGGTCGataatatgataatatgaaattctaattaagcaagatatataaaacaataaaacttagaacaagaaataactgaacaagtcttcagaaatatttaagagcTTGAATCACTTCCTTCTTTTAAAACATATGATCACACAAACAGTGAATTTATACCGATTATGAAAGgaacttccagttctattatcacacacgaataccaccgaggacgtttgacccgatccaacataaacgtaaaatgtgcactgccgagggtagaacgacgcgaaccatagatgcatctattaccccgctcgcggatcatacatgcgacaTGGTCAAATacaaatttatcaataaatcataaccctttcttgattcttttcaaaataaagacaatttgacttgaagcttttaaatccttaaaaatcctCAACTCAGTTCCATTTGATACACTTAACAattataatcaaataacggtgtccacaagcatggtgtaaacctaaaactacccggacataaacaggaatagtagctacgtacggactctcgtcacttcatgcgtacgtagcccccacaaataacaacgcatattaattaagttcacctatggggtaagttccctcttacaaggttagaaaggagacttacctcgctccaaaatttcataaccggctcccaagccctttcaataactcaaaccgatgcccaacgctccaaaactagtcaataaacgtgcaaatccataaatacacactctaatacttattataatccaatttataacaatttctaactctgcttgaaaagtcgataaaaatcaccctcgggcctaCGTGAccagattccgaaaattttcgaagataaaccttacccatatcaccatgaactcaaatataaaatttattccaaattccatgtccaatttcatggtcaaaatccaaaaatatccattTCTAGctttttctaccaaaaatcccaaattt
This window encodes:
- the LOC142175360 gene encoding uncharacterized protein LOC142175360, with translation MIGLDACFLKGSLRGQLMAAIARDENNQMFPLAIAVVESECKESWTWFLESLIDQIGVPEEKGWTFMSDQQKGLLESFKKVMPNVDHRFCVRHMYANFKLRFKDKKLKDLMWAVARSYTIVDFEKYMELIKKENTEAHRWLSKIGTNQWSKSAFSTLPKCDMLSNNNCEIFNYWIQEARDQPILTMLEIIRRKMMCGLQERCEWIKDYDGQVCPRIMEKIEETKEQTLDCEPIEAGNGIWEVHEGLKIYVKKLKKNVCTCREWDVTGIPCRHRVSAIMTAHREPEDFVHPFYHVSTFKKAYYGTIIPISDQSQWDIAPRDRILPPECHDLKSN